A genomic segment from Paramixta manurensis encodes:
- a CDS encoding DUF1145 family protein — MWLNLGRVLMLFVWGFLLLNLVHPFPKPLKYFIDVALFFMVVMHGLQLVLLRATQPKDAPKLSAFTQAKIFFFGVFELLAWQKKQNPS; from the coding sequence ATGTGGCTTAATCTTGGACGTGTGCTGATGTTGTTTGTATGGGGCTTTCTGTTACTGAACCTGGTGCACCCCTTTCCCAAACCGCTGAAGTACTTCATTGATGTGGCACTGTTTTTCATGGTGGTGATGCACGGACTGCAATTAGTGTTGTTACGCGCTACCCAGCCAAAGGATGCGCCAAAACTGAGCGCGTTTACCCAAGCAAAGATCTTCTTCTTCGGTGTGTTTGAATTGCTGGCCTGGCAGAAGAAACAGAATCCGTCGTAA
- the ftsX gene encoding permease-like cell division protein FtsX, protein MVNKRNKRAPAPKTRQPSKSKALKGGWQEQWRYALRGTLSDMWRQPLATLLTVMVIAISLTLPSVCYMVWKNVSQAAAQWYPAPQLTVYLSKTLDDTAAENVIAVLKKEDGVDKVNYLSREEALGEFRNWSGFGGAMDMLEQNPLPAVAIITPKLNFQNDKTMQSLRDRVQKVDGVDEVRMDDSWFARLAALTGLVGQVATMIGILMVIAVFLVIGNSVRLSIFARRDTINVQKLIGATDGFILRPFLYSGAMLGFCGAVLSLILSEVLVFRLESVVAQVASVFGTTFTLSGLSWDESLLLLLISAMIGWVAAWLATVQHLRRFTPQ, encoded by the coding sequence ATGGTGAATAAACGTAATAAACGCGCGCCGGCGCCCAAAACGCGCCAACCGTCGAAAAGCAAGGCACTGAAGGGCGGCTGGCAAGAACAGTGGCGCTATGCCCTACGCGGCACGCTGTCTGATATGTGGCGTCAACCGCTGGCCACGCTGTTAACGGTGATGGTCATCGCGATTTCTCTGACCTTACCCAGCGTCTGTTATATGGTGTGGAAAAACGTCAGCCAGGCCGCAGCGCAGTGGTATCCGGCACCGCAACTGACGGTGTATCTCTCCAAGACGCTTGACGATACGGCGGCGGAAAATGTCATTGCCGTATTGAAGAAAGAGGATGGCGTCGACAAGGTCAATTATCTGTCGCGTGAGGAAGCCTTGGGCGAGTTCCGTAACTGGTCCGGCTTTGGCGGCGCGATGGATATGCTGGAGCAAAATCCACTGCCAGCGGTGGCGATCATTACGCCCAAACTGAACTTCCAGAACGATAAAACCATGCAAAGCCTGCGCGATCGGGTGCAGAAAGTGGATGGCGTGGATGAAGTGCGTATGGATGATAGCTGGTTTGCCCGCCTGGCGGCGCTGACCGGCTTGGTGGGGCAGGTGGCGACCATGATCGGTATTTTGATGGTGATCGCGGTCTTCCTGGTGATCGGTAACAGCGTGCGGCTGAGCATCTTCGCCCGCCGTGACACCATCAACGTGCAAAAACTGATTGGCGCGACCGATGGCTTTATTCTGCGCCCGTTCCTCTATAGCGGCGCGATGTTAGGTTTTTGCGGTGCGGTATTATCGTTAATTCTTTCCGAAGTGCTGGTGTTCCGGCTGGAGTCGGTGGTGGCGCAAGTCGCGTCGGTATTTGGTACCACCTTTACCTTAAGCGGCTTGTCATGGGACGAGAGCCTGCTGCTGTTGCTGATTTCGGCAATGATTGGTTGGGTTGCCGCCTGGCTGGCGACGGTACAACATTTACGTCGATTTACGCCACAGTAA
- a CDS encoding ABC transporter permease encodes MMDWQWIMDNRATIGALLLDHLQLVGLALLFGTLLTLLFILLTLRWPALSQPLLYLSGLLFTIPSLALFILLMPLTGLSKTTSVIGLTLYSLLILLRNVLTGLSQLPPLVLEAARAQGYTRLFRFFDVELPLVVPALLAGLRIASVTLVGLVTVTALIGQGGLGQLLLTGFTLSFATPIVVSLVLTVVISTVLDGLFVMLGRIAAPWSRT; translated from the coding sequence CTGATGGATTGGCAGTGGATTATGGATAACCGCGCCACCATTGGCGCCTTGCTGCTTGACCATCTACAACTGGTTGGGTTGGCCTTACTGTTTGGTACGCTGCTGACGCTGCTGTTTATTTTACTGACGCTACGCTGGCCCGCCTTGTCCCAGCCGCTGCTCTATCTTTCCGGGCTGCTGTTTACCATTCCTTCGCTGGCTCTGTTTATCTTACTGATGCCGCTCACCGGGTTGTCAAAAACCACCTCGGTGATTGGGCTCACCCTCTATTCGCTGTTGATCTTACTCCGCAATGTGTTAACCGGCTTATCTCAGCTTCCGCCGCTGGTGCTGGAGGCGGCACGCGCGCAGGGCTATACGCGGTTATTTCGTTTTTTCGACGTTGAGTTACCGCTGGTAGTACCGGCGCTGCTGGCCGGGCTACGTATCGCCTCGGTGACGCTGGTCGGGTTAGTGACCGTGACCGCGCTGATTGGTCAGGGCGGATTAGGGCAACTGTTACTGACCGGTTTTACGCTCAGTTTCGCCACGCCGATCGTGGTTAGCCTGGTGCTTACGGTGGTGATTTCAACCGTGCTGGATGGATTATTCGTCATGCTCGGGCGGATTGCCGCTCCCTGGAGCCGGACATGA
- the ftsY gene encoding signal recognition particle-docking protein FtsY: protein MAKDKKRGFFSWLGLGRDETTVPPAEQKEALQEQPEQASEVEALPPAETERPSAEPIADESHESVETTETAVHQTQPEATPAPEPLVVDSVADILPEDEAPQAEVEEPPIEIDEIAEEAPLTAEAEEETFSVVDEQQADEAESVTLVPPQQPTQEQERPTKEGFFARLKRSLVKTRQNLGSGFIGLFRGKKIDDDLFEELEEQLLIADVGVETTRRIITNLTQQANRKQLRDAEALYGLLKAEMSTILAKVDAPLSVAGKAPFVILMVGVNGVGKTTTIGKLARQYQAEGKSVMLAAGDTFRAAAVEQLQVWGQRNNIPVVAQHTGADSASVIFDAIQAAKARGVDVLIADTAGRLQNKSHLMEELKKITRVMKKLDVDAPHEVMLTIDASTGQNAISQTKLFHEAVGLTGITLTKLDGTAKGGVIFSVADQFAIPIRYIGVGEGIEDLRPFKADDFIEALFARED, encoded by the coding sequence ATGGCAAAAGATAAAAAACGTGGCTTTTTTTCTTGGCTGGGCTTAGGGCGTGACGAGACAACCGTGCCGCCAGCAGAACAAAAAGAAGCGTTGCAGGAGCAGCCTGAACAGGCATCGGAGGTTGAAGCGCTCCCGCCGGCCGAAACGGAGCGCCCCTCTGCTGAACCGATCGCTGATGAGAGCCATGAGAGCGTTGAAACCACGGAAACCGCCGTTCACCAAACGCAGCCGGAGGCAACGCCCGCGCCGGAGCCGCTAGTTGTCGACAGCGTGGCGGACATCCTTCCTGAGGATGAGGCGCCGCAGGCCGAGGTTGAAGAACCGCCGATTGAGATTGATGAGATCGCGGAAGAAGCGCCGTTAACCGCCGAAGCCGAAGAAGAGACGTTTTCCGTGGTGGACGAGCAACAAGCTGATGAAGCAGAAAGCGTCACGCTTGTCCCACCGCAACAGCCAACGCAAGAACAAGAGCGGCCTACGAAAGAGGGCTTTTTTGCGCGCCTGAAACGCAGCCTGGTTAAAACACGCCAGAATCTGGGTTCCGGATTTATCGGATTGTTCCGCGGTAAGAAAATCGATGACGATCTGTTTGAAGAGTTGGAAGAGCAGTTACTGATTGCTGATGTTGGCGTTGAGACGACGCGTCGCATTATCACCAACTTAACGCAACAGGCTAACCGTAAGCAGCTACGCGATGCGGAAGCGTTGTATGGCTTATTGAAAGCGGAAATGTCCACCATCCTGGCAAAAGTGGATGCGCCGCTCTCGGTGGCGGGTAAAGCGCCGTTTGTTATCCTGATGGTTGGGGTGAACGGAGTGGGGAAAACCACTACCATCGGGAAATTGGCGCGCCAGTATCAGGCGGAAGGTAAATCCGTGATGCTGGCGGCGGGCGATACGTTCCGCGCGGCGGCGGTTGAGCAACTCCAGGTGTGGGGGCAACGGAATAATATTCCGGTGGTGGCGCAACATACCGGCGCGGATTCGGCTTCAGTGATTTTTGATGCGATACAGGCGGCGAAAGCACGCGGCGTAGATGTTCTGATTGCCGATACCGCTGGGCGGTTGCAGAACAAGTCACATCTGATGGAAGAACTGAAAAAGATCACCCGCGTGATGAAAAAGCTGGACGTTGATGCACCCCATGAGGTGATGTTAACCATTGACGCCAGTACCGGGCAAAACGCCATTAGTCAGACCAAATTGTTCCATGAAGCGGTTGGACTGACCGGTATTACGCTGACTAAGCTTGACGGAACCGCGAAGGGCGGGGTGATTTTCTCCGTGGCCGATCAGTTCGCCATTCCGATCCGTTACATTGGCGTCGGGGAAGGTATCGAAGATTTACGGCCATTTAAGGCTGACGATTTTATTGAGGCACTGTTTGCCCGAGAGGACTAA
- a CDS encoding lysoplasmalogenase: protein MLWSFLAVLFSGWLYVDASYRGPQWQRWLFKPVTLLLLLAWAWQAPALHTTDYLILLGLLATLIGDALTLLPRQRLLYAIGAFFLSHLLYTISFASNMTLSFFWPIPLIMLIIGVLVIAVLWTRLEELRWPICTFIGMTLVMVWLAAEQYYFRPTDYSFSLVVGAGLLLLANIVWFVSHYRRRFAADSAIVAACYFAGHFMIVRSLYLF from the coding sequence ATGTTGTGGTCTTTTTTGGCAGTACTTTTTTCCGGCTGGCTGTACGTTGACGCCTCCTATCGTGGTCCACAGTGGCAGCGCTGGCTGTTTAAGCCCGTGACCCTGTTGCTCTTATTGGCTTGGGCATGGCAAGCGCCAGCCTTGCATACTACTGACTATCTGATTCTGCTGGGCCTCCTCGCCACGTTGATCGGCGATGCCTTGACGTTATTGCCGCGACAGCGCTTGCTGTACGCTATTGGCGCGTTTTTCCTTTCTCACTTGCTGTATACCATCAGTTTTGCCAGCAACATGACGCTGAGTTTCTTCTGGCCGATCCCACTGATCATGCTGATTATCGGCGTGCTGGTCATTGCCGTCCTCTGGACGCGACTGGAAGAGCTACGCTGGCCGATTTGTACCTTTATCGGTATGACACTGGTGATGGTTTGGCTGGCCGCCGAACAATATTACTTCCGCCCGACCGATTACAGTTTTTCGCTGGTGGTCGGCGCAGGATTGTTACTTTTAGCCAATATTGTCTGGTTTGTTAGCCATTATCGCCGCCGTTTCGCCGCCGATAGCGCGATTGTCGCCGCCTGTTACTTCGCCGGGCATTTTATGATTGTGCGTTCGCTGTACTTGTTTTAG
- the ftsE gene encoding cell division ATP-binding protein FtsE yields MIRFEEVSKAYLGGRQALQGVDFHLRQGEMAFLTGHSGAGKSTLLKLICGIERPSAGHIWFSGHDISRLKNSEVPFLRRQIGMIFQDHHLLMDRSVYDNVAIPLIIAGASGEDIRRRVSAALDKVGLLDKAKSFPIQLSGGEQQRVGIARAVVNKPSVLLADEPTGNLDDALSEDILRLFEEFNRVGVTVLMATHDRGLIARRNYRVMSLNQGRLHGGTHGE; encoded by the coding sequence ATGATTCGCTTTGAAGAGGTCAGTAAGGCTTATCTCGGCGGTCGGCAAGCGCTACAGGGCGTAGATTTCCATCTGCGTCAGGGGGAAATGGCGTTTCTGACCGGACATTCCGGGGCAGGGAAAAGTACCTTGCTGAAGCTAATTTGTGGTATTGAGCGCCCTAGCGCCGGGCATATCTGGTTTAGCGGTCACGATATTAGTCGCCTGAAAAATAGTGAAGTACCGTTCCTGCGTCGCCAGATCGGTATGATCTTTCAGGATCACCATCTGCTGATGGATCGTTCGGTATATGACAACGTGGCGATCCCGCTGATTATTGCCGGTGCCAGCGGCGAAGATATTCGCCGTCGGGTATCGGCCGCATTAGATAAAGTCGGTCTGCTCGATAAAGCGAAAAGTTTCCCGATCCAGCTCTCCGGCGGTGAACAGCAGCGTGTAGGCATCGCTCGCGCGGTGGTCAATAAACCCTCGGTACTGTTGGCGGATGAGCCTACCGGTAACCTTGACGATGCATTGTCGGAAGATATTTTGCGGCTATTTGAAGAGTTTAACCGCGTCGGCGTCACGGTATTAATGGCGACGCACGATCGTGGCCTGATTGCGCGGCGTAACTATCGCGTCATGTCATTGAATCAGGGGCGTCTGCACGGAGGCACTCATGGTGAATAA
- a CDS encoding NtaA/DmoA family FMN-dependent monooxygenase (This protein belongs to a clade of FMN-dependent monooxygenases, within a broader family of flavin-dependent oxidoreductases, the luciferase-like monooxygenase (LMM) family, some of whose members use coenzyme F420 rather than FMN.): MSARSMILNLFFYNPQGDYRFSWRHPDAPEKEIFTLDFYADLARQAEAAKLDAIFVADHVAIWDSIPSGVTHYANARLEPLTLLSALAAVTKHIGLMGTASSSYNEPYNIARYFASLDFLSNGRASWNVVTSWQAEEAANFGLTTVPKHDERYQRADEFIRVVTALWQSWQEDAILYHKQSGHFAAADKVNPIHHQGDFFNVRGPLTVPRPPQGQPLIVQAGSSEAGKTLATRYADLHFTFVRTIEEGLAYRADINHRLAQVGRTPESFKIIAGVLPIVVESDEELRQREALIDGLVPDEMAIDLVSSYTGLDLRQFDPDQPLPPLPESDNFDGIRTHLEQVRQYDPTLSIRELGRRLLKSDSAWTVAGNAEFVADRLTEMFQSGAADGFNLMFPLLPGDFTRFTEQVVPLLQQRGVFHQAYPPGTLRDRLGLSLPQPTLKA; this comes from the coding sequence ATGTCCGCTCGCTCAATGATTCTTAACTTATTTTTCTATAATCCGCAGGGTGATTATCGTTTCTCCTGGCGGCATCCGGATGCGCCGGAGAAAGAAATTTTTACCCTGGATTTTTATGCCGATCTCGCCCGACAAGCGGAAGCCGCCAAGTTGGATGCCATTTTCGTGGCCGACCACGTCGCGATTTGGGACTCGATCCCCAGTGGCGTAACGCACTATGCCAATGCGCGTCTGGAGCCTTTAACATTACTTTCGGCGCTGGCGGCGGTAACCAAACATATCGGCCTGATGGGGACCGCCTCCAGTTCTTACAATGAGCCCTATAATATCGCCCGCTATTTTGCCTCGCTCGATTTCCTCAGCAACGGGCGCGCCAGTTGGAACGTCGTCACATCCTGGCAGGCAGAAGAGGCGGCGAACTTTGGCCTGACCACGGTTCCTAAGCACGATGAACGCTACCAGCGTGCCGATGAGTTTATCCGTGTGGTGACCGCCCTGTGGCAATCATGGCAAGAGGACGCCATTTTATACCATAAGCAGAGCGGCCATTTTGCCGCAGCCGATAAGGTTAACCCCATCCACCATCAGGGTGATTTTTTCAACGTCCGTGGGCCGCTCACTGTACCGCGTCCGCCGCAGGGGCAGCCGCTGATCGTCCAGGCCGGTTCCTCCGAAGCCGGTAAAACCCTGGCAACCCGTTACGCCGATCTCCATTTCACCTTTGTGCGCACTATCGAGGAAGGGTTGGCCTATCGGGCGGATATTAACCATCGGCTGGCACAAGTAGGTAGAACGCCAGAGAGCTTTAAGATTATTGCTGGCGTACTGCCGATTGTGGTGGAGAGTGATGAAGAGCTGCGGCAGCGTGAGGCGCTCATTGATGGCCTGGTACCGGATGAGATGGCCATTGATTTAGTTTCCAGCTATACCGGCCTCGACCTGCGCCAGTTCGATCCGGATCAACCACTCCCGCCGCTGCCGGAAAGCGATAATTTCGATGGCATTCGCACCCATCTTGAGCAAGTCCGGCAATATGATCCGACGTTGAGCATCCGTGAATTGGGGCGTCGCCTGTTGAAAAGCGACAGCGCGTGGACGGTCGCCGGTAATGCCGAGTTCGTCGCCGACCGCTTAACCGAGATGTTTCAATCCGGTGCCGCCGATGGTTTTAATTTGATGTTCCCGCTGCTACCTGGCGATTTTACGCGCTTTACCGAGCAGGTTGTGCCGCTGTTGCAGCAGCGCGGCGTCTTTCATCAAGCATACCCGCCTGGAACGCTACGCGACCGTTTGGGGTTAAGCTTGCCGCAGCCGACGCTTAAGGCATAA
- a CDS encoding ABC transporter substrate-binding protein, with translation MTLPFQRLRKFSQRPLIALLLLGLSGGFAQAEKVTIGSTNFSEQLILANIYATALRQSGTEVATRLNLGNREIMLPALQNGEIDIVPEYIGSLLSYYAPQTPATNSNQITQALQKTLPTGLTLLTPSAASSISTLAVTAATAQKYHLKKISDLTPIAGKLIIGGPPELKTRALGLPGYEKVYGIRFKQFTALDIAGPLTRLALNSGRIDVALVISTQGLLSKENWVVLEDDRHEQPAQNVTPLARKASLTPHIREVLDQVSAKLTNDDLRQLNQQVDIDHVAPEKAAAAWVAAHISKS, from the coding sequence ATGACATTGCCTTTTCAAAGATTGCGAAAATTTAGCCAGCGCCCGTTGATTGCGCTGTTATTACTGGGGCTTAGCGGCGGGTTTGCTCAGGCGGAAAAAGTCACCATCGGCTCAACCAACTTTTCTGAGCAGCTCATCCTTGCCAATATCTATGCTACCGCCTTGCGACAAAGCGGCACCGAGGTAGCAACCCGGCTTAACCTCGGCAACCGCGAAATCATGCTACCCGCTCTCCAAAACGGCGAGATTGATATCGTACCGGAGTATATTGGCTCGCTACTGAGCTACTATGCGCCGCAAACGCCCGCCACCAATAGCAACCAAATAACGCAGGCGCTGCAAAAAACCTTGCCGACCGGGTTAACGCTACTGACCCCTTCTGCCGCCAGCTCGATCAGTACCCTGGCGGTGACCGCCGCCACCGCCCAAAAATATCACCTGAAAAAAATCTCCGATCTGACGCCAATCGCTGGCAAGTTGATTATCGGCGGCCCGCCGGAACTGAAAACCCGCGCGCTCGGGCTGCCAGGTTATGAAAAGGTATACGGTATCCGCTTCAAACAATTTACCGCGCTGGATATTGCCGGGCCATTAACCCGCCTGGCACTGAATAGCGGCAGAATTGATGTGGCGCTGGTGATCTCAACCCAGGGTCTGCTCTCGAAAGAGAATTGGGTAGTGCTGGAGGATGACCGGCATGAACAGCCCGCGCAAAACGTCACGCCGCTGGCGCGTAAGGCCAGCCTGACGCCGCACATCCGTGAAGTGCTGGATCAGGTTTCCGCCAAACTCACTAATGACGATTTACGCCAGCTTAATCAGCAGGTTGATATTGACCATGTCGCGCCGGAAAAAGCCGCCGCTGCGTGGGTTGCCGCACATATCAGTAAATCGTGA
- the rsmD gene encoding 16S rRNA (guanine(966)-N(2))-methyltransferase: protein MNKKPRGNAAGQIRIIGGQWRGRKLPVPDSAGLRPTTDRVRETLFNWLAPDIQQARCLDCFAGSGALGLEALSRHAASATLLELERPVAQQLEKNRQTLQAENAQVIHTNTLTWLAQTGSPYNIVFIDPPFRKGLLAQTLMLLEQNGWLADEALVYIESEVESGNPPVPVGWHLHREKIAGQVAYRLYLRTEQEKEDVA, encoded by the coding sequence ATGAATAAAAAACCCCGTGGAAACGCCGCCGGACAGATTCGCATTATCGGCGGACAGTGGCGTGGTCGAAAATTGCCCGTGCCCGATAGCGCCGGTTTACGCCCCACTACTGACCGGGTGCGTGAAACCCTGTTCAACTGGCTGGCGCCGGATATCCAACAGGCACGTTGTCTCGACTGCTTCGCCGGTAGCGGCGCACTTGGGCTCGAAGCGTTATCGCGCCATGCCGCCAGCGCAACCCTGTTAGAGCTGGAACGCCCGGTGGCGCAACAATTAGAGAAAAACCGTCAAACGTTGCAGGCGGAAAATGCGCAGGTTATCCATACCAATACCCTCACTTGGTTGGCGCAAACCGGCTCACCCTATAACATCGTGTTTATCGATCCACCCTTTCGTAAAGGGCTGCTGGCGCAAACGCTAATGCTACTAGAGCAGAATGGCTGGCTGGCGGATGAAGCGCTGGTGTACATTGAAAGCGAAGTCGAAAGCGGCAATCCGCCGGTCCCGGTTGGCTGGCATTTACATCGTGAGAAAATTGCCGGGCAGGTCGCCTACCGCTTATATCTACGCACCGAGCAGGAGAAGGAAGATGTGGCTTAA
- a CDS encoding ABC transporter permease: protein MTLLSNLWLWLQVRDHWLGSDGLLPRLAEHLWYVAISMLIASLIALPLGIFLGHRRRGAAWVINLFNMGRAIPSLGLVLLSIILIGYGDMPVFIALVALSIPPILTNAWAGVYQVDSQLRDAARAMGMTAAQRLWQMEIPLALPLIFAGIRTSLVQLIATATIAAYAGLGGLGRFLIDGLGQRDIPQVLAGSLAVTLLALCCEALLAHGQKKLFPAFALKTDTPAA from the coding sequence ATGACGTTACTGAGCAACCTCTGGCTCTGGCTACAGGTACGTGATCACTGGCTCGGCAGCGATGGGTTATTACCCCGTCTGGCGGAGCACCTTTGGTATGTAGCAATCAGTATGCTGATCGCCAGCTTAATTGCCTTGCCGCTAGGTATTTTTCTCGGCCACCGCCGCCGTGGCGCAGCTTGGGTGATCAACCTGTTTAATATGGGGCGCGCTATCCCTTCGCTCGGGCTGGTACTGCTGTCGATTATCTTGATTGGATATGGCGATATGCCGGTTTTTATCGCTTTGGTGGCGCTCAGCATTCCGCCCATTTTGACCAATGCCTGGGCGGGCGTTTATCAAGTCGATTCCCAGCTACGTGATGCGGCGCGGGCCATGGGCATGACCGCCGCCCAACGGCTGTGGCAGATGGAAATTCCGTTAGCGCTGCCGCTGATCTTTGCCGGTATACGCACCTCGCTGGTTCAACTGATCGCCACCGCAACTATCGCCGCCTACGCCGGATTAGGCGGACTTGGGCGCTTCTTAATTGATGGGTTGGGCCAACGCGATATCCCGCAAGTGCTGGCAGGTTCACTGGCGGTTACGCTATTGGCGCTGTGCTGCGAAGCGTTGCTGGCGCACGGACAGAAAAAACTTTTCCCGGCCTTTGCTTTGAAAACCGATACCCCTGCGGCTTAG
- a CDS encoding DUF2500 domain-containing protein, which produces MSKPPLIFFIVLAIIAVLATRQFIKQRRETAVNDASPVRSLPVEVKTKREFPFPNRRTRQREVIAGETMRYEAWFHPLNGAGDFKLTLSANDYHQMDKGVKGELKVQGTRFVSFTPR; this is translated from the coding sequence ATGAGCAAGCCACCGCTAATTTTTTTTATCGTCCTGGCGATCATTGCCGTGCTTGCCACGCGCCAGTTTATTAAACAGCGGCGTGAAACGGCGGTGAACGATGCTTCGCCGGTACGTTCGTTGCCGGTTGAGGTGAAAACCAAACGGGAGTTCCCGTTCCCGAACCGGCGCACCCGGCAGCGAGAGGTGATTGCCGGTGAGACGATGCGCTACGAGGCTTGGTTTCATCCGTTAAACGGCGCGGGCGATTTTAAGCTTACGCTGAGTGCTAACGATTATCACCAAATGGATAAGGGCGTGAAGGGGGAACTGAAGGTGCAGGGTACGCGGTTCGTCTCTTTTACCCCACGTTAG
- a CDS encoding ABC transporter ATP-binding protein, with protein MIRLENLTRRYPGSQHAAVNRLSLNVRQGEFCVFVGPSGCGKTTTLRMINQLDLPDEGRVLINEVPVEQSDVITLRRRIGFVMQHAALFPHRTVAGNIATVPRLLGWKRARIKQRIEELVALMGLETAMLDRYPHQLSGGQQGRVSLARALAADPPILLMDEPFAAVDPVVRQRLQGELLDLQQRLHKTIILVTHDIDEAIRLGDNIAIFRHGGELVQYDSPARILAAPADAFVERFIGPDPTLKRLGLLQVTHLPRHDVPLVDEALRPIETAWPTLPSAWRLVIDQQQRPLYWLSVHGERLAVSHTIGGRDTLRQALAALVHTPTDLLLHLDEQGRYQGGISTGSLRHSLNGPQAVS; from the coding sequence ATGATCCGTTTAGAAAACCTCACCCGACGCTATCCCGGTAGCCAACATGCCGCCGTTAATCGCCTTTCACTCAATGTTCGGCAGGGAGAGTTCTGCGTATTCGTCGGCCCAAGCGGCTGCGGTAAAACCACCACCTTACGCATGATTAATCAGCTTGATCTGCCGGATGAAGGACGCGTACTGATTAATGAGGTACCGGTTGAGCAAAGCGACGTCATTACGCTTCGCCGTCGCATTGGGTTTGTGATGCAGCACGCCGCACTGTTCCCCCATCGAACCGTCGCCGGGAATATCGCCACGGTTCCCCGGCTGTTAGGCTGGAAGCGCGCGCGGATAAAACAACGGATTGAGGAGTTGGTGGCATTGATGGGGCTGGAAACCGCGATGTTAGATCGCTATCCCCATCAGCTTTCCGGCGGGCAACAGGGACGGGTATCGTTGGCGCGTGCCTTAGCCGCCGACCCACCGATTCTGTTAATGGATGAACCCTTTGCCGCAGTCGATCCGGTCGTTCGCCAGCGTCTGCAGGGCGAGTTGCTGGATTTACAGCAGCGTTTACATAAAACAATTATTCTGGTTACGCACGATATCGATGAAGCGATACGCCTGGGCGACAATATCGCCATCTTTCGCCATGGCGGCGAATTGGTGCAGTACGACAGCCCGGCGCGTATTTTAGCGGCGCCAGCCGACGCGTTTGTCGAACGTTTTATTGGCCCGGACCCCACGCTAAAACGACTTGGGCTGCTTCAGGTCACCCATTTACCGCGCCATGATGTGCCGCTGGTCGACGAAGCGCTACGCCCCATTGAAACGGCATGGCCAACATTGCCCAGCGCGTGGCGGTTAGTGATCGATCAGCAGCAACGCCCGCTCTATTGGCTCTCCGTGCACGGAGAACGTCTCGCCGTTAGCCACACCATCGGCGGGCGCGATACGCTGCGCCAGGCGTTAGCCGCACTGGTCCACACGCCTACCGACCTGCTGTTGCATTTGGACGAACAGGGACGCTATCAAGGTGGCATCTCAACCGGTTCGCTACGTCACTCGTTAAACGGTCCACAGGCGGTAAGCTGA
- the rpoH gene encoding RNA polymerase sigma factor RpoH, translating to MTKEMQTLAIAPLGNLESYIRAANVWPMLSAEEEKALAERLHYQGDLDAAKTLILSHLRFVVHIARNYSGYGLPQADLIQEGNIGLMKAVRRFNPEVGVRLVSFAVHWIKAEIHEYVLRNWRIVKVATTKAQRKLFFNLRKTKQRLGWFNQDEVEMVARELGVSSKDVREMESRMAAQDMTFDPTPDDEAGEGRSMAPMLYLQDKSSDFADGIEEDNWESHAADKLSDAMQGLDERSQHIIRARWLDDDNKITLQELADQYGVSAERVRQLEKNAMKKLRMAIEA from the coding sequence ATGACCAAAGAAATGCAAACTTTAGCTATTGCACCTCTGGGTAACCTGGAATCTTATATTCGGGCTGCCAACGTCTGGCCGATGCTGTCGGCAGAAGAGGAAAAAGCGCTGGCTGAACGGCTGCATTACCAGGGCGATCTGGATGCGGCTAAGACGCTGATCCTGTCTCACCTACGCTTTGTTGTTCATATTGCTCGTAACTATTCCGGTTACGGCTTACCGCAGGCGGATTTGATTCAGGAAGGGAATATCGGCCTGATGAAAGCGGTGCGTCGTTTTAATCCTGAAGTGGGCGTGCGTCTGGTTTCTTTCGCCGTGCACTGGATTAAAGCCGAAATTCACGAATACGTACTGCGTAACTGGCGTATTGTGAAAGTGGCGACCACGAAAGCACAGCGTAAGCTGTTCTTTAACCTGCGTAAAACCAAGCAGCGTCTAGGTTGGTTCAACCAGGATGAAGTGGAAATGGTGGCGCGTGAGCTGGGCGTAAGCAGTAAAGACGTGCGCGAAATGGAGTCACGCATGGCCGCGCAGGATATGACCTTCGATCCCACGCCGGATGATGAAGCTGGTGAAGGCCGTTCGATGGCGCCCATGCTTTATCTCCAGGATAAATCTTCTGATTTTGCCGATGGTATTGAAGAGGATAACTGGGAAAGCCATGCAGCGGATAAGTTAAGCGATGCAATGCAGGGGCTGGATGAACGTAGCCAGCACATTATCCGCGCACGCTGGCTGGATGACGACAATAAAATTACCTTGCAGGAACTGGCCGATCAGTACGGCGTTTCCGCAGAGCGTGTGCGTCAGCTTGAGAAGAACGCCATGAAGAAACTGCGAATGGCGATTGAAGCCTAA